The proteins below come from a single Mugil cephalus isolate CIBA_MC_2020 chromosome 7, CIBA_Mcephalus_1.1, whole genome shotgun sequence genomic window:
- the LOC125011236 gene encoding apolipoprotein D-like has protein sequence MKAVQVISLTLLCVLSASAQVLKFGRCPKPDVQANFDVTRYVGKWYEIKKLPTTFQKGECGTATYSLKSPGVIRVLNSEMLDDGTISSIVGSAKVKDPAEPAKLQVSFNNSPPGPYWVLSSDYEGHSLVYSCTEFGLFHKELSWIQSREPTLPEETVKELESILTSVGVNVEKMVPTNQDEAYCSPMHQYTATY, from the exons ATGAAGGCCGTCCAGGTGATCTCCTtgactctgctgtgtgtgctctCCGCCAGCGCTCAGGTCCTGAAGTTCGGCAGATGTCCCAAACCTGATGTTCAGGCGAACTTTGATGTTACCAGG TACGTTGGTAAGTGGTATGAGATAAAGAAGCTGCCAACGACCTTCCAGAAAGGCGAGTGCGGCACTGCCACCTACAGCCTGAAGAGCCCTGGAGTCATTAGGGTCCTGAACAGTGAGATGCT TGATGATGGAACCATTAGTTCCATTGTCGGCTCCGCCAAGGTCAAGGACCCAGCTGAGCCTGCCAAGCTGCAGGTTTCCTTTAACA ACTCTCCCCCTGGTCCCTACTGGGTTCTGTCCAGCGACTACGAGGGTCACTCTCTGGTCTACAGCTGCACAGAATTCGGCCTCTTCCACAAAGAGCTGTCCTGGATCCAGAGCAGAGAGCCCACCCTGCCCGAGGAGACCGTCAAGGAGCTGGAGAGCATCCTGACCTCTGTTGGAGTCAATGTGGAGAAGATGGTCCCCACCAACCAGGACGAGGCTTACTGCAGCCCCATGCACCAGTACACGGCGACATACTGA